The Euphorbia lathyris chromosome 2, ddEupLath1.1, whole genome shotgun sequence genome includes a window with the following:
- the LOC136216884 gene encoding AT-hook motif nuclear-localized protein 22-like: MDPVAAHGRPLPPPFHTRDLHLHAHHHHQFQQHQQQNSEDELSGNGGGGGGGGGYNSRGQKREHDEINDEGKELISMSSGGDGEMTRRPRGRPAGSKNKPKPPIIITRDSANALRSHVMEIANGSDIMESVSTFARRRQRGICILSGTGTVTNVTLRQPASPGAVVTLHGRFEILSLSGSFLPPPAPPAASGLTIYLAGGQGQVVGGAVVGPLLASGPVVIMAASFGNAAYERLPLEEDEGQVAVQPGSGSLGSPGGGVSAGQQQSQQQQQQNQNNQNQQQQLMQDPNPPLFQGLPPNLLNSVQLPNEAYWGTGRPPY, encoded by the coding sequence ATGGATCCAGTAGCAGCACATGGCCGGCCACTTCCGCCTCCTTTTCACACCAGAGATCTTCATTTACATGCTCATCATCACCATCAATTTCAGCAACATCAGCAGCAAAATTCAGAAGACGAGCTAAGCGGCAATGGCGGCggaggaggcggaggaggaggaTACAATAGCCGTGGTCAAAAGAGAGAGCACGATGAAATCAACGATGAAGGAAAGGAATTAATCTCGATGAGTAGCGGCGGAGACGGTGAAATGACGAGAAGACCAAGAGGAAGACCGGCCGGATCGAAGAACAAACCGAAACCCCCAATTATAATCACTAGAGATAGTGCGAATGCTCTTCGATCTCATGTCATGGAAATCGCAAACGGAAGCGATATTATGGAGAGTGTATCGACTTTCGCTCGCCGGAGACAAAGAGGGATTTGTATTTTAAGCGGAACCGGGACGGTTACTAATGTTACTCTCCGGCAACCGGCTTCACCTGGTGCAGTGGTTACTTTACATGGTAGATTTGAGATTTTATCGCTTTCGGGTTCATTCTTGCCGCCGCCAGCTCCGCCAGCAGCATCAGGGTTGACTATTTATTTAGCCGGTGGACAAGGTCAGGTTGTCGGAGGTGCGGTGGTTGGTCCTCTTTTAGCTTCTGGACCGGTTGTGATTATGGCTGCTTCTTTTGGTAATGCGGCGTATGAGAGGTTGCCGTTGGAGGAAGATGAAGGACAGGTGGCGGTTCAGCCGGGGAGTGGTTCACTGGGATCTCCCGGAGGAGGAGTCTCAGCCGGACAACAACAATCTCAGCAGCAGCAACAGCAGAATCAGAATAATCAGAATCAGCAGCAGCAGCTAATGCAAGATCCAAATCCACCATTATTTCAAGGACTGCCTCCTAATCTACTAAATTCAGTGCAACTTCCAAATGAGGCATACTGGGGGACTGGCCGGCCACCATATTAG